The region ACAGACCATGCTGAGTACAAGCTATACAAACAAGCAACAACTATGTTCCAGTTTAAACCAGATTAcacctctgctctctgtcatagatgtataaagagctgtgtgtctgtgtgtctgaatgaTCAAGGGTTAACAATCAGGAAATAACACTTTATTGATCTCATTCACTTTGTTCTTGCCAGCGCCGCTcactcttcattcactctctaacTTGCTACAGCAATGACCTGCAATTATGTGCATTAACTGAACTGTTACATCACTACTTTTAAAATCAGGATCTCAGTTTTTACAGCCCTGCCTCTGCTGTAGTGTTAGTTAATCTCACTTTAATATTTCTGAATGTTGTTTCACACATTTTGGGCAGCCATTGGTTTCCATTCATGTCAACATGTGACGGTGAACTTAGAGCAGGACCCGTGTCACCCGTCACAGTAGTTGTGTGATAATAATGCACCGTGTATGGGATCTGCAGAACATCTGTAGTACATCTGGACTGAGCCTCCTTCCACCTCAGCTCACCTGAAATGAAGAGGTCCATCCAGGCCTGCTGGTGATCTACCACCAGCTCATCCACGCTGGCCCTCAGCAGCTCCCCCAGCTCCTTTTTGGCTCCATCTCGGAGAGTGCTAAAGGTCTCCTCCAGCTTGGAGGACTCGATGGGCTCTGAGGTCCACACCACTGACAGGATGTTGTCTGTGTACTCTGATTTAGCAGAGACCTGGATCCTGCTGTTCAGCTTCTTGGtggccaccaccaccagcaccatcCGATTATTCTCCACAGGCACTCTGCCTGAATACAGCGCCACCTCCCTGTCCTCCACTTTCTCCGCAGTGGTGGAGAACTTGCTCCCGAAGGGGGGGCTGTCATAGGAGGCTTCCAGGGAGGCGGGTCTGTCTGACGGGTTGTTGATGTGTATTCGCTGCAGATACACGTTAGTCCGGCTTCTGTGAGCGATGAACTCCTCTCTAATGGTGATGCAGTCCCGGACTGACTGCAGGGCGGCACAGCGGACCGACAGCACGGCTCCTTTACGGAACCAAAGCATGGAGGCCTGAGCCTCGGCCCGGGTACCCTCCAGATGGATACCCACTCTCGGGGAGAATTCGGTCTGGTGGACCGGAGCTGATCCGGGTTGTGAAGAGGACGCGACCCACAGTTTGTTAGAGTCCATGTCGATCAGAATATGTCCGTTACCAGATACAAAAGGTGTTTGAAGCTGATCCTGAGGCGTGCTGTAGATCCCCTCTCCTCGGTCCACCAGAGACTTCCACCTGTGGATCTCAGCCAGCAGACACTGTCCGGCGGCCCCCCCGGGCCCTGCCGGACCCCTGAGGAGCCTCCAGCTGCGCCATGCTCCCAGGTACCAGGATGAGATGAGGAAGAGCAGCAGCCCGATGAGGAGTCTGCGAGCCCAGCTGCTAGATAACAGACCCGGCAGACCCTTCAACCTCTGCTGGAGCCACATGCTGTGTGAAGGAGGAGAGCAGCTGTGAGTCAGGAAGTGTCTCTACTAAACCATGTTCAGTACGATCAACGCTGTGCTGCTCCGCTAGCTTGTGGCTAACTTAGCTGAGCTGTCAGAGAGCTGTAGTGTCCCGCATGCTGGTCTCCTTCagcaggtgtgtgcgtgtgtgtgtgcgtgtgtgcgtgtgtgtgtatgtgtggtagACGCTGGTTATTAGTTGTTTGATTCTTCTTCAGGTTAAAGTAACACAGTGTGTCAGATCACTGCAGCTTCTACACTTCTGGTTTGTCACAACTGCCGTAAAGCAAACCAGTACAAGGCGGCGACCGGAAATGTCGCAAACATGATGAACGTGTcgtggatgtattataagagctctTATAATGCATCCATGGAATGTATTTAGTTAAGGAatgtattacattataataa is a window of Scomber scombrus chromosome 10, fScoSco1.1, whole genome shotgun sequence DNA encoding:
- the kiaa2013 gene encoding uncharacterized protein KIAA2013 homolog; this encodes MWLQQRLKGLPGLLSSSWARRLLIGLLLFLISSWYLGAWRSWRLLRGPAGPGGAAGQCLLAEIHRWKSLVDRGEGIYSTPQDQLQTPFVSGNGHILIDMDSNKLWVASSSQPGSAPVHQTEFSPRVGIHLEGTRAEAQASMLWFRKGAVLSVRCAALQSVRDCITIREEFIAHRSRTNVYLQRIHINNPSDRPASLEASYDSPPFGSKFSTTAEKVEDREVALYSGRVPVENNRMVLVVVATKKLNSRIQVSAKSEYTDNILSVVWTSEPIESSKLEETFSTLRDGAKKELGELLRASVDELVVDHQQAWMDLFISGVEMRKITDSHTPSSRTVNTTLYYILSSSTAPLLDRRLSVEERTRLESSLNYADHCFSGHATMHAENLWPERVSSTAQILQLVTLWTLTLQKRGCKVLVAAGAHGAMQGMVLSFGGLQFTENHLQFQADPDVLHNSYALRGIHYNQDLINLAVLVDMDGKPFLHVSVKQQEKPVKLYACEAGCLNEPVELTSEIKGHTFPVMVTQPITPLLYISTDLRHLQDLRHTLHLKAILAHEEHMANRYPGLPFLFWFSVASLITLFHLFLFKLIYNEYCGPGAKPLFRSKE